aataataattaaaaataattaaaaatggacacaaaaaataataaatcaatttaaaaaatgaaaagaaaagttaaagctaagatcaataatagcaaaacgaattattttgttttatcaaaccattcattcctttatttattttcatattattacatttattcgtttatatatttatttatttatacattcatttatttataatttttgcaggtttagtcctccatacacatacatctggtttacgtctatttgacgtctgcatttacatctgcaagacatctacaatacatcgtttgctcatctgcaatacgtctcggagatgtctgctgtcagacatcatatagacatctagaagatgtctgtaagatgtttatgatttagaatggatgtacaacagctctttctaagatgtttagcagatgtttttaagcagcagatctccagatctttagcagacgtattacagacgttcagacgtctccgagacgtattgcagatgagcaaactatgtatttaaaatgtcttgcagatgtaaatgcagacgtcatatagacgtaaaccagatggattgtgctatctgggatgtTTTCTCACTGGTGAATGTGACATGACTTCACTGGAACCCATCCAAcagcttctggtctgtgttttggAGGAGACGTGGCTTTGGATGGTGATTCGCGAGAGGGAGGGATCGTATGATTGCAGTGCTAGCAGGCAAACGTTAACATTTTCCAAATGATCTACTCTGCCTTTAACGCAGATGTTTGCATGTATTTGAGCATGCTCACATTTCTTTGACTTTTTAGGACAACAGAAGAATTGATATTAGGTATCTGGTGAGAGACCGAACCTACACTAACTTTCATAGGGGGAATATCATATAGCGAGGTTATGTTTCTCATTGCCCTGACGTAAACACAGGGAACAAGGAACAAGGAACAGAGAAACGATACACACCCCAGGTATCTAACTACACAGATCCTGTCAGCACACGAGAATGCAGGTGTTTGTCTGAAGAGAgatgaatgtgtttttcttgtaaatgagGTACAGAACCAAATTTAATGTGTACGGGTGGAAGATAGCTAGATGTCAGGTCAGTGGGGGGCAATGTTACCAACATTTACCtttgtgtcttttgtgttctacagtctgcgtaaatgatgaaagcATTTTAAATGTCTCTTTCACAGACATCTTCACAAATCATCATCAAAATTGTAAAATAGAtcaatataaaatgcatttgacTTGTTaacagtttttctttctttacaaACTTCTTGtttcaattatttattcaaatgacGGGAGACCTTGGCACATTTTATTACAAGCCGTTTAGTCCTGGCATCAGATCTTGATGGACCAGTAAAGGTGTGTTGGAAAACTGAGCCGACTGTAGTGTTTGAACACTgaactgtgattggtcagtATGATGCATGAGATTTCAAGCACTGAAGCGTGACAGAACAATGACATTCTCATATTCTCATGCAACTCTTATGAAGTGTTTTCTGTGTCTACAACAGCGGTTATTTCCTGGTGTGgaacacaacaaacatttattctaaGAAGCTTAGAAAACAGGTGAGTAAAAGTATCTACATTCGTTTTAGAGTCTTATTTACTCATGAGAAACTGAAACAGCTTTCAGCCGATATTACCAATGGAGAATGGCTTTTTTATTTGTCGTTATAGCTGCAAATTGATTGGTCATAAAATCATGTCATGAGATGCCTTTAGGCAAGTAACTGTGGTTTAGCCCCTCATACACCCGACAATGTATTGTTTAAATTGTTTagcataaaaatactttttacattGATATATACTGACGATGAAGATGAgcaacttttttttattcattctcatTCAAATCAAAGAATGTCAAGCACAAGTTTAACTGGAATTCCTGTGGGCCGTCTGACTGGTTTAGTGGCTATTGCCGCTCTCGTCTCTCTGATNaattattattattttttatttttagattattttatttatcatttccttttatttttacatttatttatttatacgtttatttatttttatatttatttattatcgcatgtatttatttccacttttatttatttattcttgtatttattcttacttttctgtgtcttgtatgataattagatgggttggtcttgcctactattggttcagcgtagattgaagcgtttgatcgattactcttgacttgttttggactaacgtcacgtcactcactgatcgtttgcttcgtgtataacgttaagtaactatggcgggcgcacaattagctagagagttacagcatttagccaatgaagtcgataaccatgcatcaaatgactatgtgtcattcagattagatgcatttattgaggatttattacagattgacgggagataaatgacaaagttcttcaaaatctgtgcgagtcagggggtgctaaggtggtgaccaagttccggttacaggtcctctgccaaagaggtgcatgaacgacctcagcagattcgtcgattctgaaagcacaagacgacttgatattaagatgtctaataaacacagactttcttgttacatgattttgacattcttgttaagattgcaaattattggtatgatcgcccgtaacggctgaagcgaggtgaaaaaataaataaagcgatttgacacgggattcgtacccatacaataaagtgaggcagcgtgtcactacggtaacaatcacactaagctatttcgcaatgctagctgctgcggatctttgcaataatatcaagatgtcacacaacaatatgcagctggatgaatcaagggaatatgcccgttttaacttgtgacctctgtgttatttatctcttatggaatgtagtttacgagtaccgtttagtaaccacgtctttttagaaggaatggtttccatttgatggcccctgtagtgaaagaacgatgctcattactaccgtgttaacttgtgacttaagttcactatgtctcaattcatttacattatgttacattaaatctttacgctttttctaaccgaaaggctgcttataactatcactttgacaaagcgttagcttgcgacttcggtttacaagctcatctgtgtagttaaaccttattacattttgtgctttatgattttcaccagttgaactgtaacaccaccatagcaccctctgactcgcacagactttgaatgtgctgcaaagaggctaacaaccgagggagaactttgtcatttatctcgccgtcaatctgtaataaatcatcaataagtgcatctaatctgaatgacacatagtcatttgatgcatggttatcgacttcattggctaaatgctgtaactctctagctaattgtgcgcccgccatagttacttaacgttatacacgaagcaaacgatcagtgagtgacgtgacgttagtccaaaacaagtcaagagtaatcgatcaaacgcttcaatctacgctgaaccaatagtaggcaagaccaacccatctaattatcatacaagacacagaaaagtaagaataaatacaagaataaataaataaaagtggaaataaatacatgcgataataaataaatataaaaataaataaacgtataaataaataaatgtaaaaataaaaggaaatgataaataaaataatctaaaaataaaaataataataattaaaaataattaaaaatggacacaaaaaataataaatcaatttaaaaaatgaaaagaaaagttaaagctaagatcaataatagctaaaacgaattattttgttttatcaaaccattcattcctgtatttattttcatattattacatttattcgtttatatatttatttatttatacattcatttatttataatttttgcaggtttagtcctccatacacatacatctggtttacgtctatttgacgtctgcatttacatctgcaagacatctacaatacatcgtttgctcatctgcaatacgtctcggagatgtctgctgtcagacatcatatagacatctagaagatgtctgtaagatgtttatgatttagaatggatgtacaacagctctttctaagatgtttagcagatgtttttaagcagcagatctccagatctttagcagacgtattacagacgttcagacgtctccgagacgtattgcagatgagcaaactatgtatttaaaatgtcttgcagatgtaaatgcagacgtcatatagacgtaaaccagatggattgtgctatctgggatgtTTTCTCACTGGTGAATGTGACATGACTTCACTGGAACCCATCCAAcagcttctggtctgtgttttggAGGAGACGTGGCTTTGGATGGTGATTCGCGAGAGGGAGGGATCGTATGATTGCAGTGCTAGCAGGCAAACGTTAACATTTTCCAAATGATCTACTCTGCCTTTAACGCAGATGTTTGCATGTATTTGAGCATGCTCACATTTCTTTGACTTTTTAGGACAACAGAAGAATTGATATTAGGTATCTGGTGAGAGACCGAACCTACACTAACTTTCATAGGGGGAATATCATATAGCGAGGTTATGTTTCTCATTGCCCTGACGTAAACACAGGGAACAAGGAACAAGGAACAGAGAAACGATACACACCCCAGGTATCTAACTACACAGATCCTGTCAGCACACGAGAATGCAGGTGTTTGTCTGAAGAGAgatgaatgtgtttttcttgtaaatgagGTACAGAACCAAATTTAATGTGTACGGGTGGAAGATAGCTAGATGTCAGGTCAGTGGGGGGCAATGTTACCAACATTTACCtttgtgtcttttgtgttctacagtctgcgtaaatgatgaaagcaaaaataattaaaaatggacacaaaaaataataaatcaatttaaaaaatgaaaagaaaagttaaagctaagatcaataatagctaaaacgaattattttgttttatcaaaccattcattcctgtatttattttcatattattacatttattcgtttatatatttatttatttatacattcatttatttatcatttttgcaggtttagtcctccatatatgtgtgctatcagggattaCAGTACAAAGTGAATTACATTACTACAATAACAAACATCTCCAGTTACCTGCTCTCTGTCCGCCATTGTCCCGCTGCCTGCATATCGCACATGAGCGCGCCGATGACGTATGTCtgtgtgaacagggtgcgcagtgggatgcaaaatacgctgactgaaaatgtacacatgacgtaTCATTGCCCTCGGACCGAGGGCAGTAATTGGTCCAACGTTTTTTGaccctacgcctttcacagaagatatataatcataaaaataccaatgtttcgctttacttattgattgctatcaggatgttaagagacttccaaccagcatgacaaaaaacgtttctggacaggattgcTTACTCAGCCtttaaaatactccaaacaGGTCGGAACCCAGTAGTTATATGGATTTTGTCCAGGAGAGGGTGCTGTTCTTCGTCGTCTTGTTTTACGCGATTTTATGGCTAGTCAACtaaacatttcaaacacatttacatttattcatttgtcagacgcttttatccaaagcttttGCTCTATACGTGCTttataagtggagagactttaagaacggtgtgctttaagaggccgtttacacaacagcgttttcaactaaaaacggaaaactttttatgcgttttggctgttctTTTACACGACAAcagcgttttgggggactgaaaacacaaacgtttgagAGTATagagttataatcatcaaattaaaagaaataaacatttgaaatatatcagtctgtgtgtaatgaatgaatataatatacaagtttcactttttgaatggaattagtgaaataaatcaactttttgatgatattctaattatatgaccagcacctgtatattctATTCCCTTTTGTGCTATTGTTAttacttgttttatttcatgtgtATTCCAATTCTGAGAGCAGTCAGTGAGAGAACATTTTGCTGTAATGTTTATTAACTGCTGGAATCAGTACAGCCAGAGACCCCTGGTCTTCCAGTACCAGTGCTGTGAGGAAGGATGCTGTGGTGGGCCTAGGAGAGGTATAAAAACTGTGACACACAAATGTACTTTGGGTTTATAATTAACTCTATAGTAGAGTTTGACAACAATCCTAATGGTGTCTGCATGTACAGACATTTGAACTTAACTGTTCATTAGGTCATAATTATTAATTAGGTGGACACAATGACAGTCAGGCAAGAGTGAAAAACAAGTATAATCACAGACAGCCATACAGATGTATTAAAATGGCAGAGTTAGAGAGTTAAAACATTTGAGAAAATGGAGAATCAGACAGACAATATGTACAGTGTCAACAGAGAGAAACAAGGAGAATCCAACAGACAGAGAGTGACAAAGAACAACGTACTTTAGAGAATGACACTAACAGCAGACAAATGGCATAAACAGACAGCACACAGACTTTACAACATCATCCTCAgattcattttcttttgtttttactgtgtgtgtgtgtgtacatttgttaTAAACGTATGCCCTTAGAAAGTACAAAGCATAGTTTGCCAGTCACACACAATACATGTTTAAATATCTGTCACATGGTACTGCTTACATTGTTTCACCATCTGTACACAAATGTAAGTAGTGAATGCCTGTGTCGGTGGGTTGGGCTGTCAGggtgttgttccaaacctgtataaatgtctttgttctgatgaacaagaaacatatttggaaaaatgttagcaactgacatttctgcgACATCATTGCCtgtctgttgaaaacaaaatgagatattttgaagaatttaggatagcaatcagttctggggcacctttgactatacCATTGaattttgtcctactatggtagtcagtggtgtcccagaaatgtcagttgctaacattcttttttttttacagtgtataaactCATGTCTCTGCTTTAGAGCCAAAAATAATTCATAGAAGTTCATTATTAATATGCTGTGTTTCAATAATGTGTACATTTTGCGTGTTGACTTTGCTGAGGGTTGTGGTAAACAATGGTATGACACACCTTATACACACCTTAACCATCTGACTTTCAGTAATGTCGTGTTTCTTCCTCCCTTTTTATAAATAGATGCCATGTCCAAGAATAATGAACATGCATGCTTATATTTTTCATGGTGAAGACACTTTGGCCcaataataaaatatgcaaatgtgaacacacacacacacacacacacacacacgcacacacacacaatctgctgcaaaaatgtgaatgtttgATTAGTCCCGAGGCATATGAAATCCCTTAAGAAAACATGGGACATCTCCTCTTAAAAGTTCACGTAACTTTCTCATCCACCAAAATCTGAGAGGTGACTTTAGTTAAAAAACCATTCATAGATATCATGAGCTTCTTGATATTCCTTGTGTCTCGCTACATGATCGCAGGCCGTGCAAATCGCCAGAACAAACTCTTGATTCTGTAATATTAAATGAGGTCGTGCTGAGAAATGTCTCCTCCAGTTAAAGTACCTGCGATACGCATCTTCATCTCTGTCCAGCTGCGTCAGATATTCTGCCAGTGACTTTGCGTCTGGGAAGTCGTCCACGTGAATGAAGGCGTCACGCGGTGCAAACCTCTCATAGTTCTTTCTGGGAGGTCCCAGCACCACAGGTACAGTACCTGCTGACAGAGGTCCGTTAAACTTTTCCGTGATGTAGTCCTTGTGGATGGAATTCTCAAAAGACAGATAAAATTTGCAGCTGGCTATGGTGGGATAATAGTCTTCATCAGATAGTCTCCCAGCATAAGCGCTTCCAAACATGTGCACAgtgatgtactttttaagttcATTGTAGTAAGTGTTCCTCTTGCCGACACCTGTATGGGCAGCATTGTTACTTACGATCCAACAGACCAGTTTGTCCTTTTTGGGAATTGTAAAATCCTCATTTGGAGTTTTGTTGCTGGTCAGTCTCAGCCGCACAGGAATGTCAGCGTCCTCTCTATAACTGAGAGTCAGATTAAAGAGGTTTTCAATCCCTGGAATTTTCTGCGTGTTTGTTGGCGATTCTAAATGAAGCCAGATCCACTTTTGGAACGGGGGACGAGGAGATGGTGGAAGGGTGGACAGGTCCCAACTAATACCCCGGTGATAAACAAGCACAGCGTCTGAACTGCTGTAGAGAGCTCTATCGTCCGTCAGGTGACAGCCGTCAATATTGTAAAGAGTTTTACAGTCCTTAAGATCAAATCTGTAATTTTCAGGCCAGACCCATAATAAAAGTACAGGTTTCTCCACTGTTTCATCAGCAATCGAGTTGTTCATCTCTTCATGGTGTCCATctgagtgttgtttgaattgAGGTAGTCGAGGTGGACAGCTGGTCAGAGGTGAAGTCCAGAAATACAAGAGGATCAGAGAGACGAGAGCGGCAATAGCCACTAAACCAGTCAGACGGCCCACAGGAATTCCAGTTAAACTTGTGCTTGACATTCTTTGATTTGAatgagaatgaataaaaaaaattgttcatCTTTATCGTcagtatgtaaaatgtatttttatgctaAACAATTTAAACAATACATTGTCGGGTGTATGAGGGGCTAAACCACAGTTACTTGCCTAAAGGCATCTTATGATATGATTTTATGACCAATGAATTTGCAGCTATAACGACAAATAAAAAAGCCATTCTCCATTggtaatacactgtaaaaaatgacacagctatttactttaaaaaattaaggtaacagtattacacaaaatatttttaagtactttaaagcatatttttaacgcaatattccacgaataaatcaagtaaaattacctaaaatatttaagcaattggagataacttcttgatcttttttaactttAGTTTAacattcattattgtttgtaacatatatgatgtacaagtaagctgagagttgaCTCAGTACTGACATTAGCATCATTTGCTGTTCactgtgtgaaaaaacaaacagcttgagctctcccacaacctaagcacaagcaccactcttctgaaagatggtaaccacgaaactcagaaatacaaacagaatatcttctaaatcttaaagacaactgaacaataaacactatcaagtctttcattttattctaaagcacataaaatagcactttttcacaaaaatgactctcctaatgctgtcgcatgcagagcatgctgggaactctaaattcactgctcagttagggaaattaacttaaataattcatgtagttccaccacaaaataattaaataaagatcctttatccaattttaagtgggttgaacatgataaaattaagttgaattcactcaattatttgtgcatttagaattccaagatatttctataattttaacttaaattttggttaaaaaaacaagaacacaattgtattaagtcaagtttactcaattaatttcatgaaatctactatgacacagaatcattttttacagtgtatcggCTGAAAGTGGTTTCAGTTTCTCATGAGTAAATAAGACTCTAAAACGAATGTAGATACTTTTACTCACCTGTTTTCTAAGCTTCttagaataaatgtttgttgtgttcCACACCAGGAAATAACCGCTGTTGTAGAACACAGAAAACACTTCATAAGAGTTGCATGAGAATATGAGAATGTCATTGTTCTGTCATGCTTCAGTGCTTGAAATCTCATGCATCATactgaccaatcacagttcAGTGTTCAAACACTACAGTCGGCTCAGTTTTCCAACACACCTTTACTGGTCCATCAAGATCTGATGCCAGGACTAAACGGCTTGTAATAAAATGGGtgaagtagtgttgtcacgataccaaatttTTGACTTCGATACAATACCTAAGAAAAGTATTTCAATACCAATACTAAATGGATACCATGCAAAAGGAACATACaggaagtaattaaataaaaaatgatgaaacataaataacttaaaattctgttattttattttttactcttaCAACTTACACTGTGTTTCTGCCTTGCTTTTTGAGCATGTCTTCCcccttatttaaaaataacatgtcACCACACAGACCTACATATGAGTGTCAGGTGTCAATCTATGATACAGTCCTAAATGTGTACCTGTCTCAGTGTTTGCTGCTGTCTACTAAGGTGAAACGagaaaataaacagtttaaacttaaattaatctACATGAATACTAGCTAAGACCTTAAAGCATGGTTCAATTCATTCACTTCAATACataaaaattcattaaaaacattacataatgcattctgacatgaactaacaataaatctctttttacagcatttattaatttgtttatgtaaCTTAATACAAATCTAGTTGTTTATTCATATTCGTTCATtgataaatgttaacaaatacaactgttaatattttaaattgattgaaatatttattaaatccgttgaaatgaaccattaagatgaataaatgctgtagaagtattagtacccattattagttcatgttagctaactaATGTTTAGAAATGGACCTAGTTGTAAAGCGTTATCAATAGCCTGTCACAAAATAAATCCTAAAGCATTATACAGGCTATTGTTATCATTCACATACGCTACCTGTCAATTTTAAAGCTCTTTAAACGAAATGCTTTGCCAAGCTGATCATGTTGGCCCGTTTGGTCCGCAGATTTTGCACAGATGGACTTCGTCTGCACTTTGCCGCACGCTTTAACTCGGCTATAATGCCCCTTTGCGCATCTGCGTCACTGACAAGTATAGTTGACAAACGGAAAAGGCACTTAATTTTTGCCGCCATGACTTTCATTTCGTCGTCACCCCGAAATCTGCAGCGCAAATACGAGGAAAGAAAGTTGTACGCGTCCACTGACTGAAGAGAGCGCAGAGAGCATATGCGCGCACACATACGGCTGCCGCAAATGGACGCATTTCAGTATGTGTTTTCTCTGAAACGCGCGCGTCATTAAAGTACCGGTACgaaataaatgagaaattggTATCGGTTTAACAGAAGGGTATTGCGGTACTTTTCTATTACCGGTGTATCGTGTAACATAGGGTGACGTTTGTTTTAAGTCAGATGGATTATAGATAAGTGTCTCACGATTTGAATAATAATTAATGACACAAGTTTCTTtctaaagaaaaaaactgttaacAAGTCAGATCTATTTCACCATTTTTTACCTGATGATTTGTGGAGATGTGTGTGAAAGAATGGTCACGCAGAcatttaaaattctttcatcatttactcaaacctgtatgattttatttcttttgtagaacacaaaagacagaaaagtaaatgttgataaacaaacaacattggcctgcAGTGACTTGAACTCTGTACATCTAGGTATTTTCCACCCGTG
Above is a genomic segment from Triplophysa rosa linkage group LG17, Trosa_1v2, whole genome shotgun sequence containing:
- the LOC130568662 gene encoding 4-galactosyl-N-acetylglucosaminide 3-alpha-L-fucosyltransferase 9-like isoform X2, which produces MSSTSLTGIPVGRLTGLVAIAALVSLILLYFWTSPLTSCPPRLPQFKQHSDGHHEEMNNSIADETVEKPVLLLWVWPENYRFDLKDCKTLYNIDGCHLTDDRALYSSSDAVLVYHRGISWDLSTLPPSPRPPFQKWIWLHLESPTNTQKIPGIENLFNLTLSYREDADIPVRLRLTSNKTPNEDFTIPKKDKLVCWIVSNNAAHTGVGKRNTYYNELKKYITVHMFGSAYAGRLSDEDYYPTIASCKFYLSFENSIHKDYITEKFNGPLSAGTVPVVLGPPRKNYERFAPRDAFIHVDDFPDAKSLAEYLTQLDRDEDAYRRYFNWRRHFSARPHLILQNQEFVLAICTACDHVARHKEYQEAHDIYEWFFN
- the LOC130568662 gene encoding 4-galactosyl-N-acetylglucosaminide 3-alpha-L-fucosyltransferase 9-like isoform X1 — translated: MTFSYSHATLMKCFLCSTTAVISWCGTQQTFILRSLENRMSSTSLTGIPVGRLTGLVAIAALVSLILLYFWTSPLTSCPPRLPQFKQHSDGHHEEMNNSIADETVEKPVLLLWVWPENYRFDLKDCKTLYNIDGCHLTDDRALYSSSDAVLVYHRGISWDLSTLPPSPRPPFQKWIWLHLESPTNTQKIPGIENLFNLTLSYREDADIPVRLRLTSNKTPNEDFTIPKKDKLVCWIVSNNAAHTGVGKRNTYYNELKKYITVHMFGSAYAGRLSDEDYYPTIASCKFYLSFENSIHKDYITEKFNGPLSAGTVPVVLGPPRKNYERFAPRDAFIHVDDFPDAKSLAEYLTQLDRDEDAYRRYFNWRRHFSARPHLILQNQEFVLAICTACDHVARHKEYQEAHDIYEWFFN